The sequence TTTTGACGTCGTTTACGGATACCTCGTATCGAGCGTTTTGAAGTCCCTTGGTCAAGATTTGAAATGAGCTTTCGTCATCAGACTCAGAGTCTGATTTCTCCACGATGGTCACGTTTGttcttcccttttgttttaCGGGGCGGTATGCTTTAGTTTGCTGCTTTAGAATGCTGCTGTTGTAATTGCTGCTATGGTTAGGTCTTTCTCTTCGAGGTGAGCGGTTGAATTGCTAGAAGTGATGAATATTGAGACACCTGCTGCACTGATGAAAGCGGGCCGGGCATGCTGCTAATCGTTGGGGAAATTGATCTCCACAGAACGAGCAGTTTCTTCTGTCTCTGGGATGTTTTGACTGACCGACTGTCTCGTGTTGATTATCTTTGTCCTGTCGTTTGGACATGTCTCGAGTTGGTTTGTTGTGCCGCATCGCCAGGGCTGTTGCTCGGTTTATTTCTCCATTTTGGTCGCCTGAGTTGCTGCGGCCTCTAAGGCTCTTGCTTTGTTCAGTACGGCGTCTAGAGTCATTGCTGGTTTTTCTAGAATTTTCCTTCTGAGCTCGGTTGAAGTACATCCAATTGTTAATCGGGCCTTGATTTCTCTGTCTTTGTCAGTGAAGCCACAGTTTTTAGCTGATTGTTGGAGCCGAGTGTGAAATGCCTCAAAAGATTCTCCATGTAGCTGCCTGGATTGTCTGAATGGGAACATTTCAAAGTCTGTGTTCACACGAGGTGTGAAGTGGTCATTCAGAGCACGTCTTGCTGCTTAGAACGGTTTACCTATTTGGACCAGCGAAGTCCTATGGAGGATTGGTCTTCGTCCACGTCGAATGGAGGAAAGGATGGTAGAGATGACGCCATGTTGATTACCACGTTGCGAGACATACCACAAACGGCTGTGGACAGCTTTCTTCACTCACACCACAGAAATTCCTCAACAGATAGTTTCACGCAGTTAGGGTTCTTTAAATCTCGTCACCAATGTAATGTCCCAGCTCAGATCTGATTGTAGAGGAATAACACTAGAATAACGATGACTGAAGATAACGAACTTGTTTATTCTGGTATAGCTCTATTCCAACTGCCCTTCGCTAGCCGCTAGGGCCATGACGTTACCATATTGCTAGATACTACAGATGCCGTTACTcgactttttttctatcgGCGATACCGTTACCGGTACTGGTTTCGAAAGTATCGCGATACCGATACCGGTACCGATacttttgaaacatttaatttcataaaattacaaatttcatgcaattcattttttcatttcccttttttatttaaaaaattcggtTGACACATCATGCACTGGAATAAAGAGTTTCCACTTTTTGAGGCTgggccaaaatattttttaaaaagttttccagaaaaacattcgtgacgtcattttttgttgtacaCCAAAGACTAACGACAGACGAAGTATCGCTTTCGGAGTATCGATCGATACTGCTTCGATACCCTTCCGatacccctttttttaaagtacCGCCGATACTCGCTAGCGGCGATACTATCGGTATCGATTCCGCTACCGATATAAACAACCCTGACTAATAGCCTCGCTGACATAtcctcattttttttcaaatctgcgTCGAGATCAACCTAATTTTTCTTCTGCTCAAATACACATtcgttttttcactttttgaatttcacgcCACAGATTGGTGTAACCTTCGATTTTGTCGCGCTTTGTCTTAAAACAATAGCTTATCCTTTTGACAACATGTTCTGATAGATAAATCCAATCAGCCAATCAACGCATTTCATTAtgctaaaaaaatgattatacaGTCAATCGGACTTTTAAACATTCAAACGTTCCCGCCAGGCAAACGCGAAATTTTGGATGGTCGCTTTCCCACCTTTGGTGCAGCCACAGCCCCAAAACATtggcatgttttgtttttttcctttagcaAGGGGTACCGGGGGtacgaataaaaatacaaaaagagaGCGAAAAAAAGAGGCGACCCCTTTCTTCGCCACTCTATTCTTTCCTTCCTTGACTGCTTAATGGAAAGGACCCCCAAACATAGGCGTATTCGGGCAGTGCGCACTGCGCAGTGCCTGATTCTGGATTCAAAATGACTAGGAagtccacccccccccccccctttttttcttgggtgCGGCGATTTCGccactttctttattttttaaaaaattcttctgcatttttttcttaaaattaattacatgaattttgcataaaaaaatattctacacacaaaaatgttacaagttgaaaattttttttaaacacataAATGTAGGGCTTCAAAGGGGGTAGTCCCATAAGACCCCATGTTAAACTAGGCCAACTAGTATTTTTACGATTCCAGTTTTCTTGCCGCGCCCTCTCATCTACGCGTACCAGTAATCCTATAGCTACCATAATTTTAGATTCGGCACTAACAAAATTTTCTTCCAGAGTCGGCCGTGAATATGTTCCCATTAATGACCAGacttaaaaagttttagattgtttttttattttcgaatatttaaaaaaaaaagaatcccaaGTGTTGGCTAAAAATGAGGCCGTTCTTGTGTCGTTAATAGGCCTACTTGATGTTGCGTAAGCGTCCTGAAATGTTGGCCGTACTACTGTCGCCTTCTAGTATCGCCATCCCGATtttctggtttgaatttgaatgtcGAGTATCGTATGATCGTATCGATGATTCGACTTTTACTTTACCCCCAAAACAGGGTGTAGTCTTTCTATGCCCGAAAAATACCCCGTTGGCTAGATCCCAGATGGAAAGAGTTCATGAATTTAAGTACATTTTCGATTTCACCCTAGTTGTGTTGTACACGTTTACTAGTTAACAACCCACTTCaattactttttgtttatttcttcatcttgAAGCAACTTTCAAAGAAATCTTATTAGTAATTTCCGTAGTTATATATTAtaatactttttgttttaactagAGAAATTTGCTCAGTTGGTCATTGAATTCTGTTCTATTTagtaattgaaatgaattaggATAAAAAGTTCTTCAAAAATTGGCTTTTTTAAGAATAATATGTGTGATATTTAGGAACTAAAAAGGCATGAGTGATAatgatcatttttgtttttccatagAACATGTGGCGATATTTGGTTTCCTGCCtagttttcatttcctttatcTGCACACCTTCTAATCAATCTCCTCAGAGTTCTTTCTTTGGATGGCCACTAAGTGAAACTAAGGAAACTGACAGTCAAGCCACTTCAAACACACCTACACCTAATAAGGATGTTTCACAAAGTTCTCAGTTACCTGCCAAAGATAAACTTGATGGGTTTGAAGTTGTTTCTCCTAAACCTGAAATTCTAACAAATCTACCTGAAAGTAAGAAACactaaaatagaaataaattttttactttaataaaatattttaaattctattATTATCCTATTATTATTTAGATGTAAACTCAACATCATTTAATGCTCCGACACTTCTTCAAAAAGACAATCTGACATCTGGATTAACAAATTATCTGAGTGATGAAATAAGTTCATTTCTTACAACTAGTGTGGTATTTCTAGGAGCTGCACTAGGACGTGATGGATGTGATCTGAAAGCTGCTTGCTTAGCAGGAACTTTAGTACCACATGTACAAGGAAGAGATATAGCTGTTGTGTAAGTGCTGGTTTAGTTTTCTTAAACATTTGATTAAACATTCATtactttaaataaaaacagtgCTGCAGAACCACTAGTGCCTGAAGTTTGGAAGGGTTTTTATGAAGCTGCCAAATCAAGCATGATACAAGGACAAGATTGCAGCAAATTTGATTGTGTTTGATTTTCTATATTGAAAGTATGTAAAATATAAAGTGAGTACAAACTACTGTTGTTTCATTACAACACCCAATGTGTATCCACAAAAAAACTATTACCCTTTGTACAAAACACAAATTAAACCATTACCTATGTACTGTTATTTAAGAACTAAagtaaaatatatcaaatccTCTATTCCAATATGTTTCACACTTCAAATGtgcaacataaaaaaaatatttcaactacttaaacaaataaatgattaAGATTCAATTGTAATAAAGACAAACCACAAGTTAGAACAAATATGAGGTTCAAATGTGttgaatttgaacttgaaGCATCTGAAACATTTAAGTGAAATCTTAACTGATGGTATGAAGGTATTCTAGATTTCTAGCAAACAAAGCCTTCCTAATACTGAATATTTTTGGTACAATCCTTAgataattctttaaaaaattgacaaaattaccaataagaaataaaattcaattaggTTGATGGGCAAAATTGCTGCAAATGAATCATGTAGCCCCAGTTTTTCTCATGTGCATTCAACTGGAACTCTGTGATTGATCAATTATGTCCATACCTGCATTGTaagcttaaattttaaatcaatcaaacaatTGTTTCATAttaaaatcattcaaaaacCTTCTACATCATCAACTTCAGTTTCCTCCACTTCGACACAAGAGTCCTTTTCAGGTAGTCTGTCTTCTTCATTgttttcaacttcttcttcatcctttTGCATAAGCTGTCTAGCTAATTTCACAGCCATGAATTCATTATAATGTGATTTACGTTTGTGTTCAAAAGATCTCCTTTTAGCtacaaaaaaataccatgtaCAGAAAActcttaaatttgattttgattgacTAGCAGCTACCTTTATCATTTGGAgtttcttcatcttcctccTCTCCCTCATCATCAGATACAAcagtttcattttgaatttcaagttTCTCTTTATCAGCCAACAATCTATAATAGATAATGATAgatcttaattattttataacATTTTACATAGGATAATTGCCTTTCAGTTAGAAGTTTACTATCTATTTCATGATTATCTCCCTCATCCCCAGAATCTTCTCCATGATAACTAAATGGTGTTTTTGGCTCTTCAATCTTCATGTGACCATAATCTTTATCAGGTGGATGATGTGTAGCtaaaatattcatttcatCCCATTTTGCACctctgttggcagacctgaaCATGTAATCAAATAAGATATTTTCGGTATTTAATTATCCACTTCTTCAGTAcattaatacaaaaatttaatttacccTTTAGTAGAGGAAGATCCTTCAAAACTAgtagaattttttaatattccttTCACTGGAACTTTCATTAAATTTTCAGCCATACTCCTTCTCTGTCAAGCCAATAAGCAATAATTATCTGTCAATGTCAGGAACCAACGACCAAGCGGTTCGGTTCGTCTGCTACGGCACAATGTATGTGTAAGTGTGTAACTTACATAGTAGGCGGTAGGCCTAGTATCGTAGGCCCCAAAATCCCAAAATCAAGACCGAGGCATCGAAtcatctaaaataaaaaatcaatggcAAGTAGCTAGCGCCGCTGACGAGTAATAACGAGGGATTTGATAAAACCATTAGCACTctctaaaatcaaatttccacTTGCGTTATCTTTGAAAGTTGTGAAAATGCCAAATGGCTTGCTGGTGATTAAACAATTTGTTCACTTCTAAAAatttacaatatttttatttattttatagtgTTGCAAAATTATCCGTTAGTGGCGCCACTAAAACgtcattgtttttcttttcttcgtttccTTTCAAATTTGAACGAAATCTCAGTTCTCGTTCTTTATTAGTGTCCTTTCATACgtgaatgaaaattgaaaaacaacaattacAGATGAGATGAATGAGTGAATGGATAACATTCTAATCGAAAAGCTGTCGTAAAGTATGCTTGATTTTCTTCGATATTTCCGGAGTAGTATAGGAGTATAGAATCATAATgttattttctgaattttgcaATGCGTGTGAAGAAATTAGTTCAAGCAAAAGAAGTGACAAACAGGAGAGTCTTAGTAAGTTTCTAAGCAAATGTAGGGAGATTGTTTTGAAAGATTCAAACTTCACTATGTACTCTGTGATGTGCCTTCTCCTTCCTCATCTCGATCGTTCAAGAGGAGCATATGGTATTAAAGAGGCATCTTTAGCAAAATTATACATAAACATATTTAGTCTTCCAAAGGATGGGGTGGATGCGATTAGATTGCTAAAATACAAGTAAGCATGATCAATatatagttttatttttttctataaaaaatttatggTGTATTTCTTACTACATTAGAGTTCCCAAGACAACCCAAAGAATTGCCAAAGATTTTTCTGATGTCTGTTATGACATTCTAAAGGATCGTTGTGGTTCAAGTATTAGTTCTGGGACTATTGCTGACATcaatctctttttggacaaTTTGTCAAagacatcatcaaaaaaaacagaaaatacagAAAGAATTCTCAAACCAATTTTGATGAAGTTATCTGCTCTAGAACAAAAGTGGCTAATAAGAATAATTCTTAGGAATGTTAAATTGACTGGGATGAGTGAAAAGGCTGTCCTATCTACCTATCATCCAGATGCTAAAGAATTGTATGATGTATCTAATGACCTTGAGAAAGTCTGTGCAACATTGATCGACCCGTTAAATAGAACTTCTGGAATAGAAATTTCGCTTTTTAATCCATTTCGTCCCATGTTAGCGGATAGACTTTCGATATCTAAAATTCTTACGAAAATGAACAACAAGCCGTTCTACGTCGAAACAAAATTAGATGGAGAAAGGACTCAAATTCATAAACGaggaaaaaggtaaaaattacTTGTATTTAGAataaaattcttattaagttaTGTACACTAGAGCTTTCCATTAAATTAGATACGGTTTCTATACTCGACGTGGATTTGATTACACGCCAAGCTATGGAACTGATCCCTCGACTGGAAACTTTACTCCGCGTCTACACGACTGTTTTCCCGAATCTGTGACCAGTTGTATTCTAGATGGAGAGATGGTGGCTTGGAATGTTAACGGATCCTTTATCGTATCTAAGGGTGCAAATACTGATGTCAAGTCAATGTCTCCTACAGGAGAACTAGTTCCATGTTTCGTCGCCTTTGATATTCTTCTACTGAATGATGAAGTCCTATCCAATCTACCATATAAGGTGCTTTtagattattttcttttattgtgcTTTGAATAAAACATTGATTGAATGAATCATTGATCAATCTTGAATTTCAATAGGAGCGATTGAAATTCTTAGAATCGACAGTAAAGGTAAAAGAAAGCGTTCTTCATTTTCCCAACCGTAAGCTAGTTTCTACCAAAgcggaagtggaaaacttgCTCAATGAAGCAATCGATCAACGGGAAGAAGGAATCGTTTTAAAAAGTCCAGATTCAATCTACAAACCGAATGAACGTAAAGGAGGATGGGTGAAAGTAtactaaatatatatatattaaattTGAGATTCTTGAAACTGATTTCAcccacaaatttttttcaaggtCAAACCAGAATATGTAGGCGACATGATGGATCATTTAGGTTTgagcttaaaaaataaaaataacgaaaataacGTTTCcgcaaattaatttctttcttctcctatTCTAATGCtgtatatgtatttttttttttttattgtttagatGTGATTATTCTGGGTGGTTATCACGgacagggaagaagaagaaatctgaTTTCGATGTTTTTGCTTGGCCTGGCTGTTCCGTCCATTGAAGGGAACCAATTGGAATTTTATTCGTTTGCCAGGGTAGGATCGGGATTTTCGGATGAACAACTAATGGGTTTGCTCGGAAAGCTGGATCCCTATTGGCAAAAGTGGGATAAAAAAGCTCCTCCGCCAATGATTcactttggaagagaaaaaccGGATGTATGGATCAATCCGTCGTCATCAGCAATACTTGAGGTTTATTCTCTTCGTTTTACACgttcaatttagaaaaaaaaaacaagtctaaAGATTTTCATTATTCGGCTACAGATTAAAGCATCGGAAATTGTCTTAAGCAATTCTTATAAGGCTGGAATAACTTTACGATTTCCGAGAGTGCAGCGTATTCGTGAAGACCGAGCTTGGGATTCCTGTATGACTCTAAGCGAAGTAATCGAAATGAGAAAATATGCTTCAGGGAAGCTTGCCACTCGACACTGTAGCTTTACAGGTATTACACTGGAGagattgttttcattttgcaacagccttatttttatttatttatttattttggggTTATAGAAGATACACCTGCTAGCAAACGGATTAAATTAGCAGGCTTGACTGCAGTCGTTGCAGCTCCATTCCAATCAGCAGATACATCTGATGTCAAAAAATCATCCagttgtttttctaaaaaagagaTTTGCGTTTTGAATGGCTCTGACTCTCTAACGAAACAGGAACTAGAACGAAAGGTAGTTTCGGGAGGCGGTACTGTTGTCCAGAATCCAGGTAAGTAATTTTTCGATGTTCCTTTACAAATTTCATCAGTAAATTAACTCattcattgtttttctttttttaaataattttttccccttattAGGGCATGTAACGTTTTGTATCGTTGCTTTTAAAGATGATATGCGGGTTAAAAGTCTCAAGAATAGACCGAAATGGGATATTGTTCGTCCACCATGGTTACTTCGTTGCTTAAATTTTGATCGTCTTGTTCCTTTCCGGCCTGAAGACTTAATGATCGCCACCCGAGCCACGGAGGAAAAAATGATGCAAAACTATGATAAATTTGGCAATAGCTTGAGAGAACCTACTTCAGTTGAAGATGTTGCTTTAATCCTTCAGCGTGTCCAAGATTTGGTATGATATAGTTTGGCATTTTAATCATGGATATTATAATAGTCGCtataacaaatatttgttttttattacaggaacATCCAACGCCATTAAGCATGTATGAAATTGCAAATCTGGAGTATGAGATATTTGGACAACTACCTAAATATGGTATATTTCGAACTTGCGTCGTTTACGTCGATTTATTTGAGACTATATCTGATCCGAACAGTCAAGTGATTTCTCGAGAGCtagaaataatttcttttgatctTCGTATCTATGGTGCCCAAGTTTTGAATCGCATGGACTCATCTGTCACTCACGTAGTATGCGATCCGGTTTCATATCCTCACCGCGCGATTGACTGGAAAACAACCAACCATCAGCGGGAAGTCAAGTTCAAATTGGTCCGATTAGAGTGGGTCGAACATTCCATAAATAAAGGAAGATTAGTTGATGAAATGCAATATTATCCTTGATCGATCTTATCCCATTCATGTTTCTGTGTTGTCTttgtttcaagtcaattgtttGTCAAGGAATgccattacattttttcttctatttaatagatttgtttctttttgaaattgttggttCTCATATGATCCGTGTTGTTTTTTATGAGTCATGCATTTAGTCATGCCTAAAACTAgacaataaatcaataaaactgGCGATAAAGTATGCAACGTCAAGCGAGCCATCAGTCCATCACTACGCGAGGCATTACCAACCTTTAGTTTCGATCGCCAATTCATTTTACTTGCTAATATATAGGTCCAGTCATGAGCAATATTTTGCTCAGAATCTACTGCGTTACTTTCACGTTTccgtgattgttttttttttcttactctaACCACACTCAAATTACATAATTCAATTTGCACggtatgaaattaaaaaaagaaactgtgcTATACAGTCCTTATCAAGTCcagtcataaaaaaaaacaaaaaaaatatttaatttggtACACGAACGACAGCCAGAAAATTTGTTGGAAAACtatttaaagaagaaacacaATATGGATGTATTCAAATTTCCCTCTTAAAGTGGATTAATACCACGCAGTAAATTCGAAGTGGAAAAGACAATTTCATCCCATTAATCACAAACAGTTTGTTGTACAAAACATTTCGCCAAATTTCGACTTAATGCTAAAGTTATTAACATTGTTTTATCAGAATTGAATTGGCAGTTTGGATGGGGGTTGATTTCAGCATCATCTTGAAACGAAGACGTCAACTCCTGTAGACTTTGCATTAATTCGTAAGTTTGTTCTGAAGTGAAAACTGGCGGATTTGTTTCTAATAATGGTAGTGCGTCCATGAGCAAAACGGTCCAAAAGCTGAAAACgaaatttcaataattattAGGCAGCTGCAATTATGATAACATGGTTAGTGGTTAGGCTACTTACTATTTCGGTGCAATCCGTGATGAGATTAAAGAGATCAAAAGGCCAGCTGCTGAATGAAAATCGTTCGAATTGTAAAGACGATGAAACTCGCGATATTTCCCAAGGAAAGCCAATCGATCGCTGGCAAGAAGTCCAGCACCCAGTGAGTCTAGCAAGTCCGTCGAAGTAAAATCTGAATCTTGAAGGTAACTCTTCAGAACAGCATCGGCGGCATAGGTAGCAAGAGGAGCGTCTTGCGCTTTAACAGCCCAAGCTACTGCCGCACCAAGTCGTCCATTGGCCAAGGCCCGTCGACCCATTACACGACAGACGGAAGTTACCACTGATGTTAGTTTTCTTCGCTCGGCAAGTGAAATTATTTTGGTTGCCTTCATTTCCGACTGGCACGGAAGTCGAGTGAGCAAGTGTTCCAGAGTCGCAGAACCAACATTAGGGCAATGGTCAAGATAGAGAACACCAACCGACCACAAGGATTGGTGGCTAAATAAGCAAATCGAGTAGTCACGAAGCAAAGTTTCTCTCAGCTGTAGTGAGTTAATGTCTTCGAACGACTGAAGTGCTCCGGCGTGATACAATAAATCAGCGAGATGTGCCGTAAACCAAGAATTATCCAATACTCCTTGCATTTCTCCAATCACCTGTGACAACAAATTTGAACAGATATAAAACGTTTCCAGTTAATTATGTTGGTAGTGTCTTGATACTTGCATGAACTCTTATCAAACTTGCTTAAAACTCTTATCCATTCATAACAGCGATACTCACTTTACGCGTGTCGCGACGAAGAACGGCCAAAAGTGTTGCATCTAGTGACGTCAAATCATCTAATCCGATTAAGGAAGCAAAAAACTGTTCGGCTTCATCTCCCAAAGATAACGTTCCAATTGTGGGTTGCGTGAACGTTAACTGAGTAATCATTCGTTGATACCAAGTTTCGAAATGATCGCCAACTTTTTCAAATGCTTCTTCTTTGCCACATAGTATCTTTATCGTAAGTAAATAGAAAGTTTATGTAAGTTAGACAAAAGACATACAACATAaactaatgaaaataaaaatgggaattAAGAGATCATTATATATAAAACATTATATACCTCCATTAGAAGTTCTAAATCTTTTGATTCGAAGAAATCTCCAGCTTGAGTGCGAGACTCACATTCTTCTTTCCAATGATTCCATCTGAAGGTAAACTCTGGAGCAGAAACAGTTGAGTTGGCCTAAATAGAACAGAAATACTTAGGAGATAGAAAAATTGTTAATCTATCTAAATTACAAGAACTTTCTTACACTAAAGACTGGCATTTTCTTCAGCAACTCATATGCACTCTGAAAAGCTTCACTCTGGAAATCAGGA is a genomic window of Daphnia pulicaria isolate SC F1-1A chromosome 2, SC_F0-13Bv2, whole genome shotgun sequence containing:
- the LOC124327845 gene encoding protein phosphatase inhibitor 2-like isoform X2; protein product: MAENLMKVPVKGILKNSTSFEGSSSTKGSANRGAKWDEMNILATHHPPDKDYGHMKIEEPKTPFSYHGEDSGDEGDNHEIDSKLLTERLLADKEKLEIQNETVVSDDEGEEEDEETPNDKAKRRSFEHKRKSHYNEFMAVKLARQLMQKDEEEVENNEEDRLPEKDSCVEVEETEVDDVEGMDIIDQSQSSS
- the LOC124327844 gene encoding DNA ligase 4-like isoform X2, yielding MYSVMCLLLPHLDRSRGAYGIKEASLAKLYINIFSLPKDGVDAIRLLKYKVPKTTQRIAKDFSDVCYDILKDRCGSSISSGTIADINLFLDNLSKTSSKKTENTERILKPILMKLSALEQKWLIRIILRNVKLTGMSEKAVLSTYHPDAKELYDVSNDLEKVCATLIDPLNRTSGIEISLFNPFRPMLADRLSISKILTKMNNKPFYVETKLDGERTQIHKRGKRYGFYTRRGFDYTPSYGTDPSTGNFTPRLHDCFPESVTSCILDGEMVAWNVNGSFIVSKGANTDVKSMSPTGELVPCFVAFDILLLNDEVLSNLPYKERLKFLESTVKVKESVLHFPNRKLVSTKAEVENLLNEAIDQREEGIVLKSPDSIYKPNERKGGWVKVKPEYVGDMMDHLDVIILGGYHGQGRRRNLISMFLLGLAVPSIEGNQLEFYSFARVGSGFSDEQLMGLLGKLDPYWQKWDKKAPPPMIHFGREKPDVWINPSSSAILEIKASEIVLSNSYKAGITLRFPRVQRIREDRAWDSCMTLSEVIEMRKYASGKLATRHCSFTEDTPASKRIKLAGLTAVVAAPFQSADTSDVKKSSSCFSKKEICVLNGSDSLTKQELERKVVSGGGTVVQNPGHVTFCIVAFKDDMRVKSLKNRPKWDIVRPPWLLRCLNFDRLVPFRPEDLMIATRATEEKMMQNYDKFGNSLREPTSVEDVALILQRVQDLEHPTPLSMYEIANLEYEIFGQLPKYGIFRTCVVYVDLFETISDPNSQVISRELEIISFDLRIYGAQVLNRMDSSVTHVVCDPVSYPHRAIDWKTTNHQREVKFKLVRLEWVEHSINKGRLVDEMQYYP
- the LOC124327846 gene encoding uncharacterized protein LOC124327846, whose translation is MWRYLVSCLVFISFICTPSNQSPQSSFFGWPLSETKETDSQATSNTPTPNKDVSQSSQLPAKDKLDGFEVVSPKPEILTNLPENVNSTSFNAPTLLQKDNLTSGLTNYLSDEISSFLTTSVVFLGAALGRDGCDLKAACLAGTLVPHVQGRDIAVVAAEPLVPEVWKGFYEAAKSSMIQGQDCSKFDCV
- the LOC124327845 gene encoding protein phosphatase inhibitor 2-like isoform X1 — its product is MAENLMKVPVKGILKNSTSFEGSSSTKGSANRGAKWDEMNILATHHPPDKDYGHMKIEEPKTPFSYHGEDSGDEGDNHEIDSKLLTERLLADKEKLEIQNETVVSDDEGEEEDEETPNDKAKRRSFEHKRKSHYNEFMAVKLARQLMQKDEEEVENNEEDRLPEKDSCVEVEETEVDDVEAYNAGMDIIDQSQSSS
- the LOC124327844 gene encoding DNA ligase 4-like isoform X1, encoding MLFSEFCNACEEISSSKRSDKQESLSKFLSKCREIVLKDSNFTMYSVMCLLLPHLDRSRGAYGIKEASLAKLYINIFSLPKDGVDAIRLLKYKVPKTTQRIAKDFSDVCYDILKDRCGSSISSGTIADINLFLDNLSKTSSKKTENTERILKPILMKLSALEQKWLIRIILRNVKLTGMSEKAVLSTYHPDAKELYDVSNDLEKVCATLIDPLNRTSGIEISLFNPFRPMLADRLSISKILTKMNNKPFYVETKLDGERTQIHKRGKRYGFYTRRGFDYTPSYGTDPSTGNFTPRLHDCFPESVTSCILDGEMVAWNVNGSFIVSKGANTDVKSMSPTGELVPCFVAFDILLLNDEVLSNLPYKERLKFLESTVKVKESVLHFPNRKLVSTKAEVENLLNEAIDQREEGIVLKSPDSIYKPNERKGGWVKVKPEYVGDMMDHLDVIILGGYHGQGRRRNLISMFLLGLAVPSIEGNQLEFYSFARVGSGFSDEQLMGLLGKLDPYWQKWDKKAPPPMIHFGREKPDVWINPSSSAILEIKASEIVLSNSYKAGITLRFPRVQRIREDRAWDSCMTLSEVIEMRKYASGKLATRHCSFTEDTPASKRIKLAGLTAVVAAPFQSADTSDVKKSSSCFSKKEICVLNGSDSLTKQELERKVVSGGGTVVQNPGHVTFCIVAFKDDMRVKSLKNRPKWDIVRPPWLLRCLNFDRLVPFRPEDLMIATRATEEKMMQNYDKFGNSLREPTSVEDVALILQRVQDLEHPTPLSMYEIANLEYEIFGQLPKYGIFRTCVVYVDLFETISDPNSQVISRELEIISFDLRIYGAQVLNRMDSSVTHVVCDPVSYPHRAIDWKTTNHQREVKFKLVRLEWVEHSINKGRLVDEMQYYP
- the LOC124325975 gene encoding nuclear pore complex protein Nup85-like, encoding MLEPIGIQDPLFAYNKDVGHSWGYGNSLAVFPTEFSKSITSGPVSPQTCKKKLYTISWERTLYNPFVRKLVNESCGAFTSLQIKAGTDGQISSSELIKSSHQYRCIMNACIEDLNQAADLANSVESNQALQEMSEIFYKAELVWNLCEILYLENPLGILPHLLEWIRIHFPNAVEETGTVLASPNPGLHESYWKALYGLVFQLRLESATKLLRIHPDFQSEAFQSAYELLKKMPVFSANSTVSAPEFTFRWNHWKEECESRTQAGDFFESKDLELLMEILCGKEEAFEKVGDHFETWYQRMITQLTFTQPTIGTLSLGDEAEQFFASLIGLDDLTSLDATLLAVLRRDTRKVIGEMQGVLDNSWFTAHLADLLYHAGALQSFEDINSLQLRETLLRDYSICLFSHQSLWSVGVLYLDHCPNVGSATLEHLLTRLPCQSEMKATKIISLAERRKLTSVVTSVCRVMGRRALANGRLGAAVAWAVKAQDAPLATYAADAVLKSYLQDSDFTSTDLLDSLGAGLLASDRLAFLGKYREFHRLYNSNDFHSAAGLLISLISSRIAPKYFWTVLLMDALPLLETNPPVFTSEQTYELMQSLQELTSSFQDDAEINPHPNCQFNSDKTMLITLALSRNLAKCFVQQTVCD